One Micromonospora sp. WMMD1120 genomic region harbors:
- a CDS encoding glycosyltransferase, translated as MRVGLVCAHASSYRHADGPPVGTRQHIARVAAELAERGHDVRLYERRDDPELPATATVDGYQVHRVPAGPPTVLPTAELIPFVTEVGRWLADEWSGAWRPEVVHGHYWLGGLAAAHAVRETDIPVVQTFHSLGVEQLRHLGGHYDGPGARITLERALTRAVDIAVAQSNDEVDELTRMGLQRSSVALVPAGVDTAQFHPDGEAAPREQRSRILSVGSLAAGHGQEDLIRAMRLVGDAELVIAGGPPTSQLANHAEARRLRQLAEQVGVADQVRLVGAVPHDQMATWYRSADVVACTPHYSSAGRVSLEAMACGVPVIGYAMGGLADAVVDEVTGRLVPPGDVRALGISLRRLLADNAGRFAYGHAAVDRVRSSYTWERTAGALERLYERVVSRRKPVEA; from the coding sequence ATGCGCGTCGGCCTCGTCTGCGCGCACGCCAGTTCGTACCGCCACGCTGACGGACCACCGGTCGGCACCCGACAGCACATCGCGCGGGTCGCCGCCGAGCTGGCCGAACGAGGCCACGACGTACGGCTCTACGAGCGCCGGGACGATCCGGAGCTGCCGGCCACCGCAACCGTCGACGGTTACCAGGTGCACCGGGTGCCCGCCGGCCCACCCACGGTCCTGCCCACCGCGGAGCTGATCCCGTTCGTGACCGAGGTGGGCCGCTGGCTCGCCGACGAGTGGTCGGGCGCCTGGCGGCCCGAGGTGGTGCACGGGCACTACTGGCTGGGTGGCCTGGCCGCCGCGCACGCCGTACGGGAGACCGACATCCCGGTGGTGCAGACGTTCCACTCGCTCGGCGTCGAGCAACTGCGCCACCTCGGCGGCCACTACGACGGTCCGGGGGCACGGATCACGCTGGAGCGGGCCCTGACCCGGGCGGTGGACATCGCCGTCGCCCAGTCGAACGACGAGGTCGACGAGCTGACCCGGATGGGCCTGCAGCGCAGCTCAGTCGCGCTGGTGCCGGCGGGGGTGGACACCGCGCAGTTCCACCCCGACGGCGAGGCGGCACCCCGCGAGCAACGGTCCCGCATCCTGTCGGTGGGCTCGCTCGCCGCCGGGCACGGGCAGGAGGACCTGATCCGGGCGATGCGACTGGTCGGCGACGCCGAACTGGTGATCGCCGGTGGGCCGCCGACCAGCCAACTCGCCAACCATGCCGAGGCCCGACGGCTGCGCCAGCTCGCCGAGCAGGTGGGCGTCGCCGACCAGGTACGGCTCGTCGGCGCGGTGCCCCACGACCAGATGGCCACCTGGTACCGGTCGGCGGACGTGGTGGCCTGCACACCGCACTACTCCTCGGCGGGGCGGGTCTCGCTGGAGGCCATGGCGTGCGGCGTGCCGGTGATCGGCTACGCGATGGGCGGCCTGGCCGACGCCGTCGTCGACGAGGTCACCGGCCGCCTGGTGCCTCCCGGTGACGTCCGGGCGCTCGGCATCTCGCTGCGCCGGTTGCTCGCCGACAACGCCGGCCGGTTCGCGTACGGGCACGCCGCCGTGGACCGGGTGCGCAGCAGCTACACCTGGGAACGCACCGCAGGCGCGTTGGAGCGTCTCTACGAGCGGGTGGTGAGCCGCCGCAAGCCGGTCGAGGCCTGA
- a CDS encoding DUF5709 domain-containing protein has product MRDNEYPTPVSDTEAQGLPDTADDDSTAHDDVLTGREADGPDPAQLPGDRTPVAVDRFGTTAEEQLDGESLDYKLGREVYERPADDPLAGTIDPRIAFEADNLEAAAEAQLDADVMDPGPTSDPNSPVSLYDHGQLGTVADATVGRLVEPDEGSHTDQETDSVAYDAGSAGGGATAEELAIHETEPPRSV; this is encoded by the coding sequence ATGCGCGACAACGAGTACCCGACCCCCGTGTCCGACACCGAGGCGCAGGGGCTGCCCGACACCGCCGATGACGACTCGACCGCCCACGACGACGTGCTCACCGGGCGCGAGGCGGACGGTCCGGACCCGGCCCAGCTCCCCGGCGACCGCACGCCGGTGGCGGTGGACCGGTTCGGGACGACAGCCGAGGAGCAGCTCGACGGTGAGTCGTTGGACTACAAGCTCGGCCGCGAGGTCTACGAGCGCCCGGCGGACGACCCGCTGGCCGGGACGATCGACCCGCGGATCGCGTTCGAGGCGGACAATCTGGAGGCCGCGGCGGAGGCCCAGCTGGACGCCGACGTGATGGACCCGGGCCCCACCTCGGACCCGAACTCGCCGGTCTCCCTCTACGACCACGGCCAGCTCGGCACGGTGGCCGACGCCACAGTGGGCAGACTGGTGGAGCCGGACGAGGGGTCGCACACCGACCAGGAGACCGACTCGGTGGCCTACGACGCCGGGTCCGCCGGTGGCGGGGCGACGGCCGAGGAGCTGGCCATCCACGAGACGGAGCCGCCGCGCTCGGTCTGA
- a CDS encoding ATP-binding protein: MARCLLETDESSGALRLTGVLDASAAPAVRGALLARLGDRPGPVVADVTGLQVVDGAGWDVFAEVRREVADWPAADLLLCDRAVAAPQQGDPTAVVPQRGDPTAVAVEGPDAASTGGSTPPVVVAGVPVWPTVDDALAAVATTPLAAVLTAELSPTVTAARQARELVSAGCERWGMPALVDPATIAVTEMVNNVVAHARTPMTVRLAPRDSTLHLAVRDHSAQQPTFAGMSPPTRAGGRGLLLIDSVTRRWGSTALPDGKVVWCVLHPDDEVAALG, from the coding sequence ATGGCCCGCTGCCTCCTGGAAACCGACGAATCGTCGGGGGCGCTCCGATTGACCGGTGTGCTCGACGCCTCCGCGGCCCCGGCGGTGCGCGGCGCGCTGTTGGCTCGACTCGGCGACCGGCCCGGTCCGGTGGTGGCCGACGTGACCGGTCTCCAGGTCGTCGACGGCGCGGGCTGGGACGTCTTCGCCGAGGTGCGCCGCGAGGTCGCCGACTGGCCCGCCGCGGATCTGCTGCTGTGCGACCGGGCCGTCGCCGCCCCGCAGCAGGGTGACCCGACCGCCGTCGTCCCTCAGCGCGGTGACCCGACCGCCGTCGCTGTCGAGGGCCCGGACGCCGCGTCGACCGGCGGGTCGACCCCGCCCGTTGTGGTGGCCGGCGTGCCGGTCTGGCCGACAGTGGACGACGCGCTGGCGGCGGTCGCGACGACCCCGCTGGCGGCGGTGCTCACCGCCGAGTTGTCCCCCACCGTGACGGCCGCCCGGCAGGCACGCGAGCTGGTCAGCGCCGGTTGTGAGCGCTGGGGCATGCCGGCGCTCGTCGACCCGGCGACGATCGCGGTCACCGAGATGGTCAACAACGTGGTGGCGCACGCCCGGACCCCGATGACGGTGCGCCTGGCTCCCCGCGACAGCACGCTGCACCTGGCGGTGCGCGACCACTCCGCGCAGCAGCCGACGTTCGCCGGGATGTCCCCGCCGACCCGGGCCGGCGGTCGGGGCCTGCTGCTGATCGACTCGGTGACGCGCCGCTGGGGCAGCACCGCCCTACCGGACGGCAAGGTCGTCTGGTGCGTGCTGCACCCGGACGACGAGGTCGCCGCGCTCGGCTGA
- a CDS encoding ATP-binding protein — translation MTNANPHAPRTVVPIEPALLIADAFDQAQVTEIRHSVTSCAYASGLSGQRLDDFVLAINELITNAVRHGGGRGWLRLWHRSGALVCEVADHGRGISPQRLGDRSRPAAHTAGGWGLWLARELTDAMEVVTGSAGTTVRITTSLPGQPPAILH, via the coding sequence ATGACGAACGCAAATCCGCACGCACCGCGTACGGTGGTGCCCATCGAACCTGCCCTCCTGATCGCTGACGCCTTTGACCAGGCCCAGGTGACCGAGATTCGTCACTCGGTCACCTCCTGCGCGTACGCCTCGGGCCTGAGCGGTCAACGGCTGGACGACTTCGTGCTCGCGATCAACGAGCTGATCACCAACGCGGTCCGGCACGGCGGCGGGCGCGGCTGGCTCCGGCTCTGGCACAGGTCGGGCGCGCTGGTCTGCGAGGTCGCCGATCACGGTCGCGGAATCAGCCCGCAACGCCTGGGCGACCGCAGCCGTCCGGCCGCGCACACCGCCGGCGGCTGGGGTCTCTGGCTGGCCCGCGAGCTGACCGACGCCATGGAGGTCGTGACGGGCTCCGCCGGAACCACGGTCCGGATAACAACGAGCCTGCCCGGCCAACCCCCCGCGATCTTGCACTAA
- a CDS encoding DUF5931 domain-containing protein: MPSPPGGFEVPLWRSLAVFRLASLAYVCALAVRDADRYAHPYAVAVLILVMIAWTALTAVGYARPAWRRWPLLLADLGVALAVVLATPWVVGRSALAAGVPTMGVAWMAGPVLAWAVAHGRRGGTVAALLVAGADLATRERISQSSFTGVILMLLAGVVVGHVARLAATAEERLQRAVQLEAATRERERLARGIHDSVLQVLALVQRRGADLPGEAGELARLAGEQEAALRALIAGADPPPGGPPDDAGAAAVDLRDLLGRYASAAVALSAPATPVPLPRRVAGEVAAATGAALDNVGRHAGGRAWVLIEDEGTTVTVSIRDEGPGIPAGRLAEAAAQGRLGVAQSIRGRVADVGGTVRIVSAPETGTEVELTVPRSAR; this comes from the coding sequence ATGCCGTCGCCGCCAGGTGGGTTCGAGGTGCCGCTGTGGCGTTCGCTCGCCGTCTTCCGGCTGGCCTCCCTGGCGTACGTCTGCGCGCTCGCGGTGCGCGACGCCGACCGGTACGCCCACCCGTACGCCGTCGCGGTCCTGATCCTGGTGATGATCGCCTGGACCGCGCTGACCGCCGTCGGGTACGCCCGTCCGGCCTGGCGGCGCTGGCCCCTGCTGCTGGCCGACCTCGGGGTCGCGTTGGCGGTGGTGCTGGCCACCCCGTGGGTGGTGGGGCGGTCGGCGCTCGCCGCCGGCGTACCCACAATGGGGGTCGCCTGGATGGCCGGCCCGGTGCTGGCCTGGGCCGTCGCCCACGGACGCCGGGGCGGGACGGTCGCCGCGCTGCTGGTCGCGGGTGCGGACCTGGCCACCCGGGAGCGGATCAGCCAGTCGTCGTTCACCGGGGTGATCCTGATGCTGCTCGCCGGAGTGGTGGTCGGGCACGTGGCCCGGCTCGCGGCGACCGCCGAGGAGCGGCTGCAACGCGCCGTGCAGCTGGAGGCCGCCACCCGGGAGCGGGAGCGGTTGGCCCGGGGCATCCACGACTCGGTGCTCCAGGTGCTGGCTCTGGTACAGCGACGCGGCGCCGACCTGCCCGGCGAGGCCGGCGAGTTGGCCCGGCTGGCCGGCGAGCAGGAGGCGGCGCTGCGGGCGCTGATCGCCGGCGCCGACCCACCCCCGGGCGGCCCGCCGGACGACGCCGGGGCCGCCGCGGTGGATCTACGGGACCTGCTCGGCCGGTACGCCTCGGCGGCGGTGGCGCTCTCCGCGCCGGCCACACCGGTGCCGCTGCCCCGACGGGTGGCCGGCGAGGTGGCCGCCGCGACCGGCGCGGCGCTGGACAACGTGGGGCGGCACGCCGGTGGGCGGGCCTGGGTGCTGATCGAGGACGAGGGGACGACGGTGACCGTGTCGATCCGGGACGAGGGGCCGGGCATTCCGGCGGGCCGGCTGGCCGAGGCCGCCGCGCAGGGCCGGCTCGGGGTGGCGCAGTCGATCCGCGGGCGGGTGGCCGACGTGGGCGGGACGGTCCGGATCGTGTCCGCCCCCGAGACGGGCACCGAGGTCGAGTTGACGGTGCCGAGGTCGGCGCGGTGA
- a CDS encoding response regulator transcription factor, with the protein MVVDDHPMWREGVARDLTEAGFQVVATSGEGRQAVRVAAAARPDVVVLDLQLPDISGVEVILGLRAALPHVRVLMLSASGEHQSVLDAVKAGATGYLVKSTAPAEFLDAVRRTAAGEAVFTPGLAGLVLGEYRRLAAGPARGTGPAADADATTPRLTERETEVLRLVAKGMSYKQIAQRLGLSHRTVQNHVQNTLGKLQLHNRVELTRYAIERGLDD; encoded by the coding sequence ATGGTCGTCGACGACCATCCGATGTGGCGCGAGGGCGTGGCCCGGGACCTGACCGAGGCCGGGTTCCAGGTGGTGGCGACCAGCGGCGAGGGGCGGCAGGCCGTGCGGGTGGCCGCCGCCGCCCGTCCCGACGTCGTCGTCCTGGACCTGCAACTGCCGGACATCTCCGGCGTCGAGGTGATCCTGGGGTTGCGCGCGGCGCTGCCGCACGTCCGCGTGCTGATGCTCAGCGCCAGCGGGGAGCACCAGAGTGTGCTGGACGCGGTGAAGGCGGGGGCCACCGGTTACCTGGTGAAGTCCACGGCGCCCGCCGAGTTCCTCGATGCCGTGCGCCGGACGGCGGCCGGTGAGGCGGTCTTCACCCCCGGCCTGGCCGGGCTGGTGCTCGGCGAGTACCGGCGGCTGGCGGCCGGCCCGGCCCGGGGGACCGGCCCGGCCGCCGATGCCGATGCCACCACGCCCCGACTCACCGAACGGGAGACGGAGGTGCTGCGGCTGGTGGCGAAGGGGATGTCGTACAAGCAGATCGCGCAGCGGCTCGGGCTGTCGCACCGCACCGTGCAGAACCACGTGCAGAACACCCTGGGCAAGCTGCAACTGCACAATCGGGTCGAGTTGACCCGGTACGCCATCGAGCGTGGCCTGGACGACTGA
- a CDS encoding phosphoribosylaminoimidazolesuccinocarboxamide synthase, translated as MELLHSGKVRDVYADGDDLILVASDRISIYDVALPTPIPDKGRLLTALSLWWFEQLADLVPNHVISATDVPAEFAGRAIRCQRLDMVPVECVARGYLTGGGLREYEQTGGVSGVPLPRGLGEASILPEPIFTPSSKAPAGEHDEPITYDDVVAKVGADTAERLRQITLDIYRRGAELAADRGILIADTKIELGWAPDGTLVLADELLTSDSSRFWPAESYQPGRVQFSYDKQYVRDWATDGGWDKRPPAPDVPAEVVEATRARYVEVYEKLTGNRWE; from the coding sequence GTGGAACTTCTGCACTCGGGCAAGGTTCGGGACGTCTACGCCGACGGCGACGACCTGATCCTGGTGGCCTCGGACCGCATCTCGATCTACGACGTGGCGTTGCCGACACCGATCCCGGACAAGGGTCGGCTGCTCACGGCGCTCTCGCTCTGGTGGTTCGAGCAGCTCGCCGACCTGGTGCCGAACCACGTCATCTCGGCCACCGACGTGCCGGCCGAGTTCGCCGGGCGGGCGATCCGCTGCCAGCGGCTGGACATGGTCCCGGTCGAGTGCGTCGCCCGTGGTTACCTGACCGGCGGCGGCCTGCGGGAGTACGAGCAGACCGGTGGCGTGTCCGGCGTCCCACTGCCCCGCGGGCTCGGCGAGGCGTCGATCCTGCCCGAGCCGATCTTCACGCCGTCGAGCAAGGCGCCGGCCGGCGAGCACGACGAGCCGATCACGTACGACGACGTGGTGGCCAAGGTGGGTGCGGACACCGCCGAGCGACTGCGGCAGATCACTCTCGACATCTACCGGCGTGGCGCCGAGCTGGCCGCCGACCGGGGCATCCTTATCGCGGACACCAAGATCGAGCTGGGCTGGGCCCCGGACGGCACGCTGGTCCTCGCCGACGAGCTGCTCACCTCCGACTCGTCGCGGTTCTGGCCGGCCGAGTCGTACCAGCCGGGACGGGTCCAGTTCTCCTACGACAAGCAGTACGTGCGGGACTGGGCCACCGACGGCGGCTGGGACAAGCGGCCACCGGCGCCGGACGTACCGGCCGAGGTGGTCGAGGCGACCCGGGCCCGTTACGTCGAGGTCTACGAGAAGCTCACCGGCAATCGCTGGGAGTAG
- a CDS encoding ribose-phosphate pyrophosphokinase, with amino-acid sequence MRDIAVFSGTAHPDLAAEICAHLGVPLHPVRVSRFANDCLEVQLQANCRERDVFLIQPLVPPVQEHLVELLLMIDAARGASAGRITVVLPHYAYARSDKKDAPRISIGARLVADLLTSAGADRVLALTLHSPQVHGFFSVPVDHLHALRELANHFRRYDLSNTVVVSPDLGNAKEAAAFARLLGTPVAAGAKQRFSDDLVKISAVIGEVADRDVIVLDDEIAKGSTVIELMEHLRGLHVRSIRLACTHGLFSGDALKRLSAQDGVLEIVCTNTVPIPPDKRVPALQVLSVAPALAEAMRRIHNGESVSALFA; translated from the coding sequence GTGCGCGACATCGCCGTTTTCAGTGGAACCGCCCATCCCGACCTGGCCGCCGAGATCTGTGCCCACCTGGGGGTGCCCCTGCACCCGGTGCGGGTCTCCCGGTTCGCCAACGACTGTCTCGAGGTGCAGTTGCAGGCCAACTGCCGGGAGCGGGACGTCTTCCTGATCCAACCGCTGGTGCCGCCGGTGCAGGAGCACCTGGTCGAACTGCTGTTGATGATCGACGCCGCCCGGGGCGCGTCCGCCGGCCGGATCACCGTCGTGCTGCCGCACTACGCGTACGCCCGGTCCGACAAGAAGGACGCGCCGCGGATCTCGATCGGCGCCCGGCTCGTCGCCGACCTGCTCACCTCGGCGGGCGCCGACCGGGTGCTGGCGTTGACGCTGCACTCGCCGCAGGTGCACGGCTTCTTCAGCGTGCCGGTGGACCACCTGCACGCGCTGCGGGAGCTGGCCAACCACTTCCGGCGCTACGACCTCAGCAACACCGTCGTGGTCTCGCCCGACCTGGGCAACGCCAAGGAGGCCGCCGCCTTCGCCCGGCTGCTCGGCACACCTGTCGCCGCCGGGGCGAAGCAGCGGTTCAGCGACGACCTCGTCAAGATCAGCGCGGTGATCGGTGAGGTGGCCGACCGGGACGTGATCGTGCTCGACGACGAGATCGCCAAGGGCAGCACCGTGATCGAGCTGATGGAACACCTGCGGGGTCTGCACGTGCGGTCGATCCGGCTCGCCTGCACGCACGGTCTCTTCTCCGGGGACGCCCTGAAGCGGCTCAGCGCGCAGGACGGCGTCCTGGAGATCGTCTGCACCAACACGGTGCCCATCCCGCCGGACAAGCGGGTGCCGGCCCTGCAGGTGCTCTCGGTGGCGCCCGCCCTGGCCGAGGCGATGCGCAGAATCCACAACGGCGAATCAGTCTCCGCCCTCTTCGCCTAG
- the glpK gene encoding glycerol kinase GlpK, producing the protein MTPQYVAAIDQGTTSSRCIVFDSAGDLVAVAQREHRQIFPRPGWVEHDAEEIWDNVQQVVGDALRAAGTDASGLAAVGITNQRETTVVWDRATGRPVANAIVWQDTRTGPLLRELASAYGEERFRARTGLPLATYFAGPKLRWLLDSVDGLRERAERGEVLFGTMDSWLIWKLTGAHVTDVTNASRTMLMDLTTLDWAPDLLDAMGVPAAMLPEIRCSAEVYGTATGVLAGVPVASALGDQQAALFGQTCFQPGEAKCTYGTGSFLLLNTGASPVPSTHGLLTTVAYKIKDQPPAYALEGAIAVTGSLVQWLRDNLGLISSAAEVEDLARTVDDNGGCYVVPAFSGLFAPHWRSDARGVIAGLTGYITKGHLARAVLEASAWQTREVVDAMNADSDVALRRLRVDGGMTANALLMQFLADVLDVPVVRPRITETTCLGAAYAAGLAVGFWPDLASLRAHWRADAQWEPSMSPELRDRELGQWRKAVRRTLDWVE; encoded by the coding sequence GTGACCCCCCAGTACGTCGCCGCCATCGACCAGGGCACCACGTCCTCCCGGTGCATCGTCTTCGACTCCGCCGGTGACCTGGTCGCCGTCGCCCAACGCGAGCACCGGCAGATCTTCCCCCGCCCCGGCTGGGTGGAGCACGACGCCGAGGAGATCTGGGACAACGTCCAGCAGGTGGTCGGCGACGCGTTGCGGGCCGCCGGCACCGACGCGTCCGGCCTGGCCGCCGTCGGCATCACCAACCAGCGGGAGACCACAGTGGTCTGGGACCGGGCCACCGGCCGCCCGGTGGCCAACGCCATCGTCTGGCAGGACACCCGCACCGGGCCGCTGCTGCGCGAGCTGGCCTCGGCGTACGGCGAGGAGCGGTTCCGGGCACGCACCGGCCTGCCGCTGGCCACCTACTTCGCCGGACCGAAGCTGCGCTGGCTGCTCGACTCCGTCGACGGCCTGCGCGAACGCGCCGAACGGGGCGAGGTCCTCTTCGGCACCATGGACAGTTGGCTGATCTGGAAGCTGACCGGCGCGCACGTCACCGACGTGACGAACGCCAGCCGGACCATGCTGATGGACCTCACCACCCTGGACTGGGCACCGGACCTGCTGGACGCGATGGGCGTGCCGGCGGCGATGCTGCCGGAGATCCGCTGCTCCGCCGAGGTGTACGGCACGGCCACCGGCGTGCTCGCCGGAGTGCCGGTGGCCAGCGCCCTCGGCGACCAGCAGGCCGCCCTGTTCGGCCAGACCTGCTTCCAGCCGGGCGAGGCGAAGTGCACCTACGGCACCGGCAGCTTCCTCCTGCTCAACACGGGCGCCAGCCCGGTCCCGTCCACGCACGGCCTGCTCACCACCGTCGCCTACAAGATCAAGGACCAACCTCCGGCGTACGCCCTGGAGGGGGCGATCGCGGTCACCGGCTCGCTGGTGCAGTGGCTGCGGGACAACCTCGGTCTGATCTCCAGCGCCGCCGAGGTGGAGGACCTGGCCCGCACCGTCGACGACAACGGCGGCTGCTACGTCGTGCCGGCGTTCTCCGGGTTGTTCGCCCCGCACTGGCGCAGCGACGCACGCGGGGTGATCGCCGGGCTGACCGGTTACATCACCAAGGGACACCTGGCGCGTGCGGTGCTGGAGGCGTCGGCGTGGCAGACCCGCGAGGTGGTCGACGCGATGAACGCCGACTCGGACGTGGCGCTGCGCCGGCTCCGGGTGGACGGCGGGATGACCGCCAACGCTCTGCTCATGCAGTTCCTGGCCGACGTGCTCGACGTTCCGGTGGTACGCCCCCGGATCACCGAGACCACCTGCCTGGGCGCCGCGTACGCGGCCGGGCTGGCGGTCGGCTTCTGGCCGGACCTGGCGAGCCTGCGCGCGCACTGGCGCGCGGACGCCCAGTGGGAGCCGAGCATGTCGCCGGAGCTGCGGGACCGGGAGCTCGGGCAGTGGCGCAAGGCGGTGCGGCGCACCCTCGACTGGGTGGAGTGA
- a CDS encoding SDR family oxidoreductase: MPLTRSLDDSTVVITGASSGIGIATAYALARRGAAVVLAARTEPALEQVAQRCQKLGGRALVVPTDVTDLESVRRLAEQAAAEFGRIDAWVNNAAVSAVGLFDEIPVAEFRRVLEVNLLGTVHGIKAALPYLDAAGGGVLVNNASVLAEVAMPYQSAYNASKHGIRGLADTVRQELRVTGRGRISVCTVLPATIDTPFFRHTANHTGRELVPPPPVYPPDIVAETIVRLLRRPRREAYAGGAARLLGVQWRLAPALVERTLGWYANRTQFGPGVRMDTTGNVFDADATARPDGRWNGRRRQLVRMTAAFGLAAAGTAVGTVAAINRRSRPGR, translated from the coding sequence ATGCCGCTGACCCGCAGCCTCGACGATTCGACAGTGGTGATCACCGGCGCGTCCAGCGGGATCGGCATAGCCACCGCATACGCGCTGGCCCGTCGGGGCGCCGCTGTCGTGCTGGCCGCGCGCACCGAGCCGGCCCTGGAGCAGGTCGCCCAACGCTGTCAGAAGCTGGGCGGACGGGCGCTGGTGGTGCCGACCGACGTGACCGACCTGGAGTCGGTGCGCCGGCTGGCCGAGCAGGCTGCGGCCGAGTTCGGCCGGATCGACGCCTGGGTGAACAACGCGGCGGTGAGCGCTGTCGGCCTGTTCGACGAGATCCCCGTCGCCGAGTTCCGGCGGGTGCTGGAGGTCAACCTGCTCGGCACCGTGCACGGCATCAAGGCGGCCCTGCCCTATCTCGACGCGGCCGGCGGCGGAGTGCTGGTCAACAACGCCTCGGTGCTCGCCGAGGTGGCGATGCCGTACCAGTCCGCGTACAACGCCAGCAAGCACGGCATCCGTGGGCTCGCCGACACGGTCCGCCAGGAGTTGCGGGTCACCGGTCGCGGCCGGATCTCGGTCTGCACCGTCCTGCCGGCCACCATCGACACCCCGTTCTTCCGGCACACGGCGAACCACACCGGCCGGGAACTGGTGCCACCGCCTCCGGTCTACCCGCCGGACATCGTCGCCGAGACCATCGTGCGGCTGCTCCGCCGGCCCCGCCGCGAGGCGTACGCCGGGGGCGCCGCCCGGCTGCTCGGCGTCCAGTGGCGGCTGGCGCCCGCCCTGGTGGAACGCACCCTCGGCTGGTACGCCAACCGCACCCAGTTCGGTCCTGGCGTACGGATGGACACCACCGGCAACGTCTTCGACGCCGACGCCACGGCCCGCCCGGACGGCCGCTGGAACGGCCGGCGGCGGCAGTTGGTGCGGATGACCGCCGCCTTCGGTCTGGCCGCCGCCGGCACCGCGGTCGGCACCGTGGCGGCCATCAACCGCCGATCCCGGCCGGGCCGCTGA
- a CDS encoding extracellular solute-binding protein encodes MSVVRPPTVRLGAEPGRRRLLTALLGAPLLASGGLAGCSDGAATSAPDGPVELSVFWWGGARRAELTEKALRLYSARNPRVTFRVTWQGADGYYDRLATQAAGGNVPDLIQIDDAVLTEYARREIILDLTDPVTDNRLDLRGLPEGLIRYGTVEGRTMAVAAGQTHASLVFNRDLLKDLRLPEPRSDMTWDEYISWAEQVTEASDGRVAGTVDPSGDYRALWLWLRSQGGDLYRGRQLGFGVEQLIAWFEIWQEARRARATPGAALVEPADSGEPAKQLVVTGLTAASVAWSHQLPELQRLTKAELGVVGLPGPAAVQWARASMYWAAFRGTRHPDAVIDVLNFLTTNGEAGTILGHERGLNASLAVRRYAEGSITDPAQQRAAAFGATLADQLGPAPAPPPKGHARVRSLLVDAAESIRVRRSGTRAVATRFLAEANATLAE; translated from the coding sequence GTGTCCGTTGTCCGACCCCCGACCGTTCGCCTCGGCGCCGAGCCGGGCCGGCGTCGACTGCTCACCGCGCTCCTCGGCGCACCGCTGCTCGCCTCCGGCGGGCTGGCCGGGTGCAGCGACGGCGCCGCCACCTCGGCCCCGGACGGGCCGGTGGAGCTGTCGGTCTTCTGGTGGGGCGGGGCCCGGCGGGCCGAACTCACCGAGAAGGCGCTGCGGCTCTACTCGGCGCGCAACCCCCGGGTCACCTTCCGGGTCACCTGGCAGGGCGCCGACGGTTACTACGACCGGCTGGCCACCCAGGCGGCCGGCGGCAACGTGCCGGACCTGATCCAGATCGACGACGCCGTTCTGACCGAGTACGCCCGACGCGAGATCATCCTCGACCTCACCGACCCGGTCACCGACAACCGCCTCGATCTGCGGGGCCTGCCGGAGGGGCTGATCCGCTACGGCACCGTCGAGGGGCGGACGATGGCGGTGGCCGCCGGGCAGACCCACGCGAGCCTGGTGTTCAACAGGGACCTGCTCAAGGACCTGCGGCTGCCGGAACCACGCTCCGACATGACCTGGGACGAGTACATCTCCTGGGCCGAGCAGGTCACCGAGGCCAGCGACGGTCGGGTGGCCGGCACCGTGGACCCGTCCGGCGACTACCGGGCGCTCTGGCTCTGGCTGCGGTCCCAGGGCGGCGACCTGTACCGGGGCAGGCAGCTCGGTTTCGGCGTGGAACAGCTCATCGCGTGGTTCGAGATCTGGCAGGAGGCCCGCCGGGCCCGCGCCACCCCGGGCGCGGCGCTGGTCGAGCCGGCCGACAGCGGCGAGCCGGCCAAGCAACTGGTGGTGACCGGTCTGACCGCCGCGTCCGTCGCGTGGTCACACCAACTGCCCGAGTTGCAGCGGCTCACCAAGGCCGAGTTGGGGGTGGTCGGCCTACCCGGGCCAGCGGCGGTGCAGTGGGCGCGGGCGTCGATGTACTGGGCGGCGTTCCGCGGCACGCGACACCCGGACGCCGTCATCGATGTGCTCAACTTCTTGACCACGAACGGCGAGGCCGGCACCATCCTCGGCCACGAACGCGGCCTGAACGCCAGTCTCGCCGTCCGCCGCTACGCCGAGGGCAGCATCACCGACCCGGCCCAGCAGCGCGCCGCCGCGTTCGGGGCCACCCTTGCCGACCAGCTCGGGCCGGCGCCGGCGCCCCCGCCGAAGGGGCACGCCCGGGTGCGCAGCCTGCTCGTCGACGCGGCGGAGAGCATCCGCGTCCGGCGGTCCGGCACCCGGGCGGTCGCCACCCGCTTCCTCGCCGAGGCGAACGCGACGCTGGCGGAGTGA